A window of Apium graveolens cultivar Ventura chromosome 8, ASM990537v1, whole genome shotgun sequence contains these coding sequences:
- the LOC141679700 gene encoding sodium/calcium exchanger NCL-like, with the protein MASLPCLFFFTLMLVGVESRALVSNQLISDGHDHEMQSSTSFLTLHNLSLPSSSSLRSSSDACLHVYGFFPCADNIGGYIFQMIVYQYMLMLGEKLLTRGSNNIFNILGTGIFGASLFRVLMVLPGLVMVIVSGVFADSGNAEQQVSLGVAVYTGTTVLYLTLLWGMCVIFGRTVSHEKYSSKVQGTEASTSKPFPKRGKFSFLTDSAVTMDKKTKHTAGIMLLSLAPFVILQLANIFVDGGIWYQQSLSWKQNWNSNIYIQAKICVILHSYEYASSASSSMKAHSQLRPRLRNLILLIDHDGALSLFVAFTIVIHISSCLHL; encoded by the exons ATGGCTAGTCTACCATGCTTGTTCTTCTTCACCCTTATGCTTGTAGGAGTCGAAAGTCGAGCTTTGGTTTCTAATCAGTTAATATCAGACGGACATGACCATGAAATGCAGTCGTCAACTTCATTTCTCACACTCCATAACTTGTCGTTGCCATCTTCCTCATCGTTACGATCATCGTCAGATGCTTGCTTGCACGTTTACGGATTCTTTCCATGTGCAGACAACATTGGAGGCTATATCTTTCAAATGATAGTCTACCAATACATGCTGATGTTAGGAGAAAAACTTTTAACCCGAGGAAGTAACAATATTTTTAACATTCTTGGCACTGGTATATTTGGAGCAAGTCTGTTTCGGGTTCTTATGGTTTTACCTGGACTTGTTATGGTCATTG TATCTGGGGTTTTTGCTGATTCTGGGAATGCAGAGCAACAAGTCTCTCTTGGAGTTGCAGTTTATACGGGAACTACAGTCTTGTATCTTACTTTGTTGTGGGGAATGTGTGTAATTTTTGGCAGAACAGTATCTCATGAAAAATATTCAAGTAAAGTTCAAGGCACCGAAGCTTCAACTTCAAAACCATTTCCGAAAAGAGGGAAATTCTCCTTTTTGACAG ATTCAGCTGTTACAATGGACAAGAAAACTAAACACACAGCGGGAATCATGCTCCTCTCATTAGCGCCTTTTGTAATTCTGCAGTTGGCCAATATctttgttgacggaggaatttggtatcaacaaagtttgag TTGGAAACAAAATTGGAATTCTAatatctacatccaagcaaaaaTTTGTGTCATCCTCCACTCGTATGAGTATGCGTCTTCTGCATCTTCCTCTATGAAGGCGCATTCTCAATTAAGGCCGCGTCTTCGGAATCTTATCCTCCTTATTGACCATGACGGCGCGCTCTCACTCTTTGTCGCGTTCACAATTGTCATTCACATTTCTTCCTGCCTTCACCTATGA